Proteins from a single region of Magnetospirillum sp. 15-1:
- the truB gene encoding tRNA pseudouridine(55) synthase TruB, translated as MARRRKGDPVNGWLAIDKPLGMGSTQVVAKVKRILNAAKVGHGGTLDPLASGVLPIALGEATKTVQYVMDGAKTYRFQVRWGEATASCDRESEVTATSANRPATEAILAALPAFMGEIEQIPPAYSAIKIDGQRAYDLARAGEEVEIKPRRVAIHSFTLLGQPDADHADFEVHCGKGTYVRSLARDLALALGTVGHVSVLRRVACGPFTEQKAISLESLEQLGQVPAPWTFLLPIETALDDIPALALTESEARRLQSGNPVSLSHVVSRHPQAELAEGIVCRAMQAERLVALVRIECGEIRPVRVMNLTDE; from the coding sequence GTGGCTCGCAGGAGGAAAGGCGATCCCGTCAATGGCTGGCTGGCCATCGACAAGCCGCTGGGCATGGGTTCCACCCAGGTGGTGGCCAAGGTCAAGCGCATCCTGAATGCCGCCAAGGTCGGTCATGGTGGCACGCTGGACCCCCTGGCCTCGGGTGTGCTGCCCATCGCGCTGGGCGAGGCCACCAAGACGGTGCAATACGTCATGGACGGCGCCAAGACCTACCGCTTCCAGGTGCGCTGGGGCGAGGCCACCGCCAGTTGCGACCGCGAGAGCGAGGTCACCGCGACCTCGGCCAACCGCCCCGCCACCGAAGCCATTCTTGCCGCCCTGCCCGCCTTCATGGGCGAGATCGAGCAGATTCCGCCCGCCTATTCCGCCATCAAGATCGACGGCCAGCGGGCCTATGATCTGGCCCGCGCCGGGGAGGAGGTGGAGATCAAGCCGCGCCGGGTCGCCATCCATTCCTTCACCCTGCTGGGCCAGCCCGACGCCGACCACGCCGATTTCGAGGTTCATTGCGGCAAGGGCACCTATGTGCGCTCCCTGGCCCGCGATCTGGCCCTGGCGCTGGGCACGGTGGGGCACGTCTCGGTGCTGCGCCGCGTCGCCTGCGGCCCGTTCACCGAACAAAAAGCGATTTCCCTTGAATCCCTGGAGCAACTGGGGCAAGTTCCCGCCCCTTGGACCTTTCTGCTTCCCATCGAGACCGCGCTGGACGACATCCCGGCCCTGGCCCTGACGGAAAGCGAGGCCCGCCGCCTCCAGAGCGGTAATCCCGTGTCACTTTCACACGTGGTTTCCCGACATCCGCAGGCTGAACTCGCCGAAGGCATTGTATGCCGGGCGATGCAGGCAGAGCGGCTGGTGGCGTTGGTTCGCATCGAATGCGGAGAAATCCGTCCGGTGCGGGTCATGAACCTCACCGATGAATAG
- the elbB gene encoding isoprenoid biosynthesis glyoxalase ElbB codes for MTAKPRFAVILSGCGVYDGAEIHEAVLTLLAIDRHGGSYQCFAPDRAQMHVINHLTGQEAAGESRNVLVESARIARGNIKSLADFNAAEVDALILPGGFGAAKNLCTFATQGPECQVDPATEKAVKAMAAAGKPIGALCIAPALLARIFGHGIDVTVGKDEGTAKAIVAMGAKHTEAGHGGVVVDKGRKVVTSPCYMLDSSISQIADGAENTVKALLTLMGR; via the coding sequence ATGACCGCCAAACCCCGCTTCGCCGTCATCCTGTCCGGCTGCGGCGTCTATGACGGCGCCGAGATCCACGAGGCCGTACTGACCCTGCTGGCCATCGACCGCCACGGCGGCAGCTATCAGTGCTTCGCCCCCGACCGCGCCCAGATGCATGTGATCAACCACCTCACCGGCCAGGAAGCGGCGGGCGAAAGCCGCAACGTGCTGGTGGAATCGGCCCGCATCGCGCGGGGCAATATCAAGTCGCTCGCGGATTTCAACGCGGCCGAAGTGGATGCCCTGATCCTCCCCGGCGGCTTCGGCGCCGCCAAGAACCTCTGCACCTTCGCGACCCAAGGCCCCGAGTGTCAGGTGGACCCCGCCACCGAAAAGGCGGTCAAGGCCATGGCGGCGGCCGGCAAGCCCATCGGCGCGCTCTGCATCGCCCCGGCCCTGTTGGCCCGGATCTTCGGCCACGGCATCGACGTCACCGTCGGCAAGGATGAAGGCACCGCCAAGGCCATCGTGGCCATGGGCGCCAAGCACACCGAGGCCGGTCACGGCGGCGTGGTGGTGGACAAGGGCCGCAAGGTGGTGACGTCGCCCTGCTACATGCTGGACTCCTCCATCTCCCAGATCGCCGACGGCGCCGAGAACACGGTCAAGGCCCTGCTGACGCTGATGGGCCGCTAG
- a CDS encoding carboxypeptidase M32 has translation MSTNPAYATLEDRFRKMNSVAEALSVLSWDMATMMPEGAAEMRAEQVACLRGINHELITAPDMGELLDKAAAGPLDEWRAANLREMRRDWIHAAALPADLVDALARAESACEMVWRQARPAADFKMVLPALKVLLGLAREVGHIKADALGVSIYDALLDQYEPLGRSAEIDPVFDHLEKFLPGFIGEVLEAQNARPVIVEPEGPFPTDRQKALGIRLMEVLGFDFRHGRLDVSHHPFCGGYPGDIRVTTRYNEDDFTSAMMGVLHETGHALYEFGLPSGHWRPQPVGRARGMVVHESQSLLMEMQACRSKEFSGFLSPLLKSTFGTDGPAWEPDNIYRRGIRVSRGFIRVEADEVTYPAHVIIRYRLEKALIEGRMELEDLPAAWNEGYERLLGIRPPDDRLGCLQDIHWYGGAWGYFPTYTLGAMTAAQLFDAARTADPEVMKGLAGGDFRPLLGWLRANVHSKGSLVSTRELLTQATGRPLDPTVFETHLRRRYLG, from the coding sequence ATGAGCACCAATCCGGCCTATGCCACCCTGGAAGACCGCTTTCGCAAGATGAACTCCGTCGCCGAGGCGTTGTCGGTGCTGTCGTGGGACATGGCGACCATGATGCCCGAGGGCGCCGCCGAGATGCGCGCCGAGCAGGTGGCCTGCCTGCGCGGCATCAACCACGAACTGATTACCGCCCCCGACATGGGCGAGTTGCTGGACAAGGCGGCGGCCGGGCCGCTGGACGAGTGGCGGGCGGCCAATCTGCGCGAGATGCGTCGCGACTGGATTCACGCCGCCGCCCTGCCCGCCGATCTGGTGGATGCCCTGGCGCGGGCCGAATCGGCCTGCGAGATGGTGTGGCGCCAGGCCCGCCCGGCGGCCGATTTCAAAATGGTCCTGCCGGCCTTGAAGGTGCTGCTGGGCCTGGCGCGCGAGGTCGGGCACATCAAGGCCGATGCGCTGGGCGTCTCCATCTATGACGCGCTGCTCGACCAGTATGAGCCGCTGGGCCGCTCGGCCGAGATCGATCCGGTGTTCGACCACCTGGAAAAATTCCTGCCCGGCTTCATCGGCGAGGTGTTGGAGGCCCAGAACGCCCGCCCGGTGATCGTCGAGCCGGAAGGGCCGTTTCCCACCGACCGGCAGAAGGCCCTGGGTATCCGCCTGATGGAGGTGCTGGGCTTCGACTTCCGCCATGGCCGCCTGGACGTGTCGCACCATCCGTTCTGCGGCGGCTATCCCGGCGATATCCGGGTCACCACCCGCTACAACGAGGACGATTTCACCTCGGCCATGATGGGCGTGCTGCACGAGACCGGCCACGCCCTTTATGAATTCGGCCTGCCGTCGGGCCATTGGCGGCCCCAGCCGGTGGGACGCGCCAGGGGCATGGTGGTGCACGAATCCCAGTCGCTGCTCATGGAGATGCAGGCCTGCCGCTCCAAGGAATTCTCCGGCTTTCTTTCCCCCTTGCTGAAAAGCACCTTCGGCACCGACGGTCCGGCCTGGGAGCCGGACAACATCTATCGGCGCGGCATCCGGGTCAGCCGGGGCTTCATCCGGGTCGAGGCCGACGAGGTCACCTATCCCGCCCACGTCATCATCCGCTATCGCCTGGAAAAGGCGCTGATCGAAGGACGGATGGAGCTGGAGGACCTGCCCGCCGCCTGGAACGAGGGCTATGAGCGCCTGCTGGGCATCCGGCCGCCCGACGACCGGTTGGGCTGCCTGCAGGATATTCACTGGTATGGCGGCGCCTGGGGCTATTTCCCCACTTACACCCTGGGGGCCATGACCGCCGCCCAACTGTTCGACGCCGCCAGGACCGCCGATCCCGAGGTGATGAAGGGCCTTGCCGGCGGCGATTTCCGGCCGCTGCTCGGCTGGCTGCGCGCCAATGTCCATTCCAAGGGCTCGCTGGTTTCCACCCGCGAGCTGCTGACCCAGGCCACCGGGCGGCCCCTGGACCCCACGGTGTTTGAGACCCATCTGCGGCGGCGCTACCTCGGCTGA
- the meaB gene encoding methylmalonyl Co-A mutase-associated GTPase MeaB gives MSTSPDPKALSEGVLAGERRALARAITLIESTRPDHREAAEALMHELLPHTGRSVRVGITGVPGAGKSTFIESFGLHVLAMGKKPAVLAVDPSSPRSGGSILGDKTRMEDLSRDARAFIRPSPSGCTLGGVARRTREAMLVCEAAGFDVIVVETVGVGQSETAVADMVDMFLLVLVPGGGDELQGIKKGIVELADAIIVNKADGDLAAAAARAARDYKNALHLLAPASPHWTVPVLTCSALARSGIDEVWSTIDTYRHTMDKAGALSERRAAQAHAWMWNEVSETLLQALRDDPRVELLLPEMERGVAAGRMAPGAAARQLVRTFRGRG, from the coding sequence GTGAGCACTTCTCCCGATCCCAAGGCCCTCAGCGAGGGCGTTCTGGCCGGCGAGCGCCGCGCCCTGGCCCGCGCCATCACCCTGATCGAATCCACCCGGCCCGATCACCGCGAGGCGGCCGAGGCGCTGATGCACGAATTGCTGCCCCATACCGGACGCTCGGTGCGGGTTGGCATCACCGGCGTGCCCGGCGCGGGCAAGAGCACCTTCATCGAAAGCTTCGGCCTGCATGTGCTGGCCATGGGCAAGAAGCCGGCCGTGCTGGCGGTGGACCCGTCTTCCCCGCGCTCGGGCGGCTCGATCCTCGGCGACAAGACCCGTATGGAGGATCTGTCGCGCGATGCCCGCGCCTTCATCCGCCCCAGCCCCTCGGGCTGCACCCTGGGCGGCGTGGCGCGCCGCACCCGCGAGGCCATGCTGGTCTGCGAGGCGGCCGGCTTCGACGTCATCGTGGTGGAGACGGTGGGCGTCGGACAATCCGAGACGGCGGTGGCCGACATGGTCGACATGTTCCTGCTGGTCCTGGTTCCCGGCGGCGGCGACGAGCTTCAGGGTATCAAGAAGGGCATCGTCGAACTGGCCGACGCCATCATCGTCAACAAGGCTGACGGCGACCTGGCGGCCGCCGCCGCCCGCGCCGCGCGGGACTACAAGAACGCGCTGCACCTGCTGGCGCCCGCCTCACCCCACTGGACGGTGCCGGTGCTGACCTGCTCGGCCCTGGCGCGGTCGGGCATCGACGAGGTGTGGTCGACCATCGACACCTACCGCCATACCATGGACAAGGCCGGTGCCCTGTCCGAGCGCCGCGCCGCCCAGGCCCATGCCTGGATGTGGAACGAGGTGTCCGAGACCCTGTTGCAGGCCCTGCGCGACGATCCCCGGGTCGAACTCCTGTTGCCCGAGATGGAGCGCGGCGTCGCCGCCGGGCGGATGGCTCCGGGGGCGGCGGCCCGGCAACTGGTGCGTACCTTCCGGGGAAGAGGCTGA